A stretch of Falco rusticolus isolate bFalRus1 chromosome 2, bFalRus1.pri, whole genome shotgun sequence DNA encodes these proteins:
- the ZAR1L gene encoding ZAR1-like protein: MEGFVYPRFGMYQSFRGNLTPSHSRDLMGKQPNWKQTKSSGISPFLGAPLSPLPSDCLGSYRQAQLQALLSQVSPELHRADTKEVGVQVNLQADAAVQCSLELHTLPVSCPHGPAALCAPGCLALYSPLRDGCLFTLPEAARPQEKGESSEKTPEEQKVKDGGREQQVGQAAAAVPREKAAEVPGEEAVAPRRQTAFQFLEQKYGYFHCKDCKTRWESAYVWCISGSNKVYFKQLCRRCQKGFNPYRVEAIQCQTCSKTRCSCPWKKRHVDIKKPHRQELCGRCKGKRLSCGNTYSFKYIV, translated from the exons ATGGAGGGCTTTGTCTATCCCCGCTTTGGCATGTACCAGAGCTTCAGGGGTAACCTCACGCCAAGCCACAGCAGGGACCTAATGGGGAAACAGCCCAACTGGAAGCAGACCAAAAGCAGTGGCATTAGCCCCTTCCTCGGGGCACCCCTCAGCCCGCTCCCCTCTGACTGCCTGGGCAGCTACCGACAGGCCCAGCTCCAGGCCCTGCTGTCACAGGTGAGCCCTGAGCTGCACCGGGCTGACACCAAGGAGGTGGGTGTGCAGGTAAACCTGCAGGCTGATGCTGCCGTGCAGTGCTCGCTGGAGCTGCACACGCTGCCCGTCAGCTGCCCCCACggccctgctgccctctgcGCCCCAGGGTGCCTTGCCCTCTACTCACCCTTGCGGGACGGCTGCCTCTTCACACTGCCTGAGGCTGCCAGGCCCCAGGAGAAGGGAGAGTCATCTGAAAAGACCCCTGAGGAGCAGAAGGTGAAGGatggtggcagggagcagcaggtgGGCCAAGCAGCGGCTGCTGTGCCGAGGGAGAAGGCAGCGGAGGTGCCAGGGGAGGAGGCCGTGGCCCCCAGACGACAGACTGCCTTCCAG TTTCTGGAGCAGAAGTATGGCTATTTCCACTGTAAAGACTGCAAGACCAGATGGGAGAGTGCCTACGTGTGGTGCATTTCTGGAAGCAACAAG GTATACTTCAAGCAGCTCTGTCGCAGATGCCAAAAGGGCTTCAATCCCTATCGAGTGGAAGCAATCCAGTGCCAG ACCTGTTCAAAGACTCGTTGTTCCTGCCCTTGGAAGAAAAGACATGTTGATATCAAGAAGCCTCATCGCCAAGAGCTCTGTGGCCGTTGCAAAGGCAAGAGGCTGTCCTGTGGCAACACTTACAGCTTCAAATACATTGTCTGA